One Candidatus Binatia bacterium DNA window includes the following coding sequences:
- a CDS encoding pilus assembly protein PilP gives MRKSAVWLLALALTAASSTALPAVRAQTIGSMPGAGDGDGYEYDPTGKRDPFRPLSLIREPNRARAEPLTPLERYELGQLRLVGVVHQLTPPRAMVEDSAGLGFILTPGTPVGPNGGVVTQIRPREVVVEEWHTDVIGQEHRTEHVLELPADEDGPVR, from the coding sequence GTGAGGAAGTCCGCGGTATGGCTGCTCGCACTGGCACTCACGGCCGCCAGTTCGACGGCGCTGCCGGCGGTGCGTGCGCAAACGATTGGGAGTATGCCCGGTGCCGGCGACGGCGACGGCTACGAATACGACCCGACGGGCAAACGCGATCCCTTCCGGCCTCTCTCCCTCATTCGGGAACCGAATCGTGCGCGAGCCGAGCCACTGACGCCGCTCGAGCGTTACGAGCTCGGTCAACTTCGCCTAGTCGGTGTGGTGCATCAGCTCACGCCGCCGAGGGCGATGGTCGAAGATAGTGCAGGGCTCGGGTTCATTCTGACGCCCGGGACGCCTGTCGGGCCGAACGGTGGGGTCGTAACGCAGATCCGACCGCGAGAGGTTGTGGTGGAGGAATGGCATACGGACGTGATTGGCCAGGAGCATCGCACGGAGCACGTGCTGGAGCTTCCGGCCGACGAGGATGGGCCGGTTCGATGA
- a CDS encoding shikimate kinase, whose amino-acid sequence MRIVLAGFMGTGKSAVGRRLADRLGLPFVDLDSWIEERAGMPVREVFAQQGEAAFRAIEKRVVRDACALDEAVIAAGGGAVVDDENREALADGGLLFCLVASPEAVLRRVGLKVKDRPMLAGHSDLVARIRDLQAEREPAYARIPRQIDTSDLDLEQVVRAIETAIDAAANGQGASS is encoded by the coding sequence ATGAGAATCGTGTTGGCTGGTTTCATGGGAACGGGGAAGAGTGCCGTCGGTCGAAGGTTGGCCGACCGCCTGGGTCTCCCGTTCGTCGATCTCGACTCGTGGATCGAGGAGCGGGCGGGGATGCCCGTGCGCGAAGTCTTCGCCCAGCAGGGGGAAGCGGCCTTTCGTGCGATCGAGAAGCGGGTGGTGCGCGATGCGTGTGCCCTTGATGAAGCCGTGATTGCCGCCGGCGGTGGAGCGGTGGTGGACGACGAGAACCGCGAGGCCCTCGCGGACGGCGGCCTTCTATTTTGTCTCGTCGCGAGCCCGGAGGCGGTTCTTCGCCGGGTGGGCTTGAAGGTGAAGGACCGTCCCATGCTGGCGGGCCATTCGGATCTCGTCGCACGGATTCGGGATCTCCAAGCCGAGCGGGAACCGGCCTACGCGCGGATTCCGCGCCAGATCGACACGTCGGATCTCGATCTCGAACAGGTCGTGCGCGCCATCGAGACGGCGATCGATGCTGCCGCGAATGGGCAAGGAGCATCCTCTTGA
- the aroB gene encoding 3-dehydroquinate synthase: protein MSDLQPITVELRDRSYDIQVGIDSLGRIGECLAPLLRGKKIALITDPVVEPLYGRRVRDSLRDAGFTVAQVTVPTGEQHKNLGELERVHEELACARLERSSTLVALGGGVIGDLTGFAASSFLRGIDVVQVPTTLLAQVDSSIGGKTGVNLKAGKNLVGAFHQPRFVLADVETLASLPVRQLRAGIAEVVKYGVILSDELFGFLEARADAILALDREILAEVVHRCAAAKARVVMEDEKEGGLRAILNFGHTLGHAVEALTKYQRFLHGEAVAIGMVFAAKLSAVRHGFPAPDAARVAGLLERFGLPIVIPEELDRGDLARAIETDKKRQEDRVKFVCVERIGKTRFELLSTSEIEDSLRAA from the coding sequence TTGAGCGACCTTCAGCCCATCACGGTCGAGCTGCGTGACCGCTCGTACGACATTCAGGTTGGGATCGATTCGCTCGGGCGAATCGGCGAGTGCCTCGCGCCGTTGCTGCGAGGGAAGAAGATTGCACTCATCACCGACCCGGTCGTCGAGCCGCTGTACGGACGCCGTGTACGCGATTCCCTGAGAGACGCCGGCTTCACGGTTGCGCAGGTGACCGTGCCGACCGGGGAGCAGCACAAGAATCTCGGCGAGTTGGAGCGCGTCCACGAGGAACTCGCGTGCGCGCGCCTCGAACGGTCGTCGACGCTGGTCGCGCTGGGCGGCGGTGTGATCGGCGACCTCACCGGCTTCGCCGCGTCGAGTTTTCTACGCGGCATCGATGTCGTGCAGGTCCCGACGACTCTCCTGGCCCAGGTCGATTCGTCCATCGGTGGCAAGACCGGCGTGAATCTGAAGGCCGGCAAGAACCTGGTGGGTGCCTTCCACCAGCCGCGCTTCGTTCTGGCGGACGTCGAGACGCTCGCGTCTCTTCCGGTGCGCCAACTTCGCGCGGGCATTGCCGAGGTCGTGAAGTACGGCGTGATACTCTCGGACGAGCTCTTCGGGTTCCTGGAGGCAAGAGCTGACGCGATTCTGGCGCTCGACCGCGAGATCCTGGCGGAGGTCGTGCATCGGTGTGCCGCCGCCAAGGCGCGCGTGGTGATGGAAGACGAGAAGGAAGGCGGCCTCCGGGCGATTCTGAACTTCGGCCATACGCTGGGCCACGCCGTAGAGGCATTGACCAAATACCAGCGTTTTCTCCACGGAGAAGCCGTGGCCATCGGGATGGTTTTCGCGGCGAAGCTGTCGGCGGTCCGGCACGGGTTTCCCGCGCCAGACGCGGCCCGGGTGGCCGGGCTTCTGGAACGCTTCGGGCTGCCGATAGTCATTCCGGAGGAGTTGGACCGCGGGGATTTGGCCCGGGCCATCGAGACTGACAAAAAACGACAAGAGGACAGAGTGAAGTTTGTTTGCGTCGAGCGGATCGGCAAGACGCGGTTCGAGCTTCTCTCGACGAGTGAGATCGAGGACTCGCTTCGTGCAGCCTGA
- the pilO gene encoding type 4a pilus biogenesis protein PilO yields MNQISEFFDNLEPSRKLAIVIAVPILILLAYYVFMLGPRMSRTAGLRERIGEMLEERDRKQIETARFADREQQVAELDRKLQTAITRLPDEKEIPELLSSISSLGRDSGLDILIFRQKPEGYQEFYAEVPVDMQVRGTYHQVASFFDEVAKLDRIVNVSNIVLRDPKIADDDLLLEANSTVTTFRFLSDKERERLIEQKKIKGEKR; encoded by the coding sequence GTGAATCAGATCTCGGAGTTCTTCGACAACCTCGAGCCGAGCCGAAAGCTCGCGATCGTGATCGCGGTGCCGATCCTCATCTTGCTCGCCTACTACGTGTTCATGCTCGGGCCCCGCATGTCGCGCACGGCGGGCCTGCGCGAGCGCATCGGCGAGATGCTGGAGGAGAGGGACCGCAAACAGATCGAGACCGCGCGTTTTGCGGACCGGGAGCAGCAGGTCGCCGAGTTGGACCGGAAGCTCCAGACGGCAATCACGCGCCTGCCCGACGAGAAGGAGATCCCCGAGCTTCTGAGTAGCATCTCTTCGCTCGGGCGAGACTCCGGCCTCGACATCCTGATCTTCCGCCAGAAGCCCGAGGGCTATCAAGAGTTCTACGCGGAGGTGCCGGTGGATATGCAGGTGCGCGGGACCTACCACCAAGTCGCGTCGTTCTTCGATGAGGTGGCCAAGCTCGATCGCATCGTGAACGTCTCGAACATCGTCTTAAGGGATCCCAAGATCGCCGACGATGACCTCCTGCTCGAGGCGAACTCCACCGTCACGACCTTCCGGTTCCTCTCGGACAAAGAGCGCGAGCGTCTGATCGAGCAAAAGAAGATTAAAGGAGAGAAGAGGTGA
- the pilQ gene encoding type IV pilus secretin PilQ, translating to MRAICLIVLVALTYGCAAQRPQPEIVGREYKTRISGDGVVDAEDSVATLEDTTDYGSYRDARSASAEINSMLAEPPGFAEEHQLRVLEVARAGGPNGTRVVVQLSRSPVDWKFSELSDPPRCMVDVYAPTADDFGPRSVETGDPLAPRVRVGHYPDRLRLVVDQSPAMAGACSVTFEDSAVVVALGGSTGGATAIDLWEAYDVPLGAHAHAAHTLAVASGVTPPAPPLPEAMAAAPMPPKPVPADLGEPYAAAPPLPNPGPAGPPGDQASLKMPPPPPDNRYGAPSPAGDQIIDGDGAAAPRRKIYSGRRISLEFKDADILNVLRIIADVAHRNIVATDDVTGRVTIVLYDVPWDQALEILLKSTGLELVEYDDVITVSTAKRLEEERKARLAAQIAGRRLEPLQTAYLRVNYVKARDLAELLRGNPTTSSAGAMTAGDLAGQSAGQRRGLLSGRGTVMTNDATNSLIVRDISDGIANSRELVRRLDVQTPQVAIQGLIFEADTDIGRDLGVRWGASYIASPETGNPTGKNFPGRVAVGGAGPRNTVEGEDGATAGSPILVDFPAAGIAAGAGSTLGLVLGSLDGSSQIDAQVTAIEQAGKGKVISRPKVITLNNAEAEIQSLEILRVRLPSTGTVINTGAGGSAGGNTAATQAIDTGIILRVTPQVSNDGYILLQMFVKSSVPSSAKTDDIPNEISRQATSQVLVRDGETVVIGGVYRQQASQAESGVPWLKDIPILGWLFKNRSTQDRRQELLVFITPRVVWRTVQPGALPSAAKLWQERDKSAYQVLDPNPISAIPG from the coding sequence ATGAGGGCAATTTGCCTCATCGTGCTGGTCGCTCTCACCTACGGGTGTGCGGCGCAGAGGCCGCAGCCCGAGATCGTGGGTCGTGAGTACAAGACTCGCATCAGTGGAGACGGTGTGGTCGACGCGGAGGATTCAGTGGCGACGCTCGAGGACACGACGGATTACGGTTCTTACAGGGACGCCCGTAGCGCCTCGGCCGAGATCAACAGCATGCTCGCAGAGCCGCCGGGATTCGCCGAAGAGCACCAGCTCCGTGTTCTCGAAGTTGCGCGGGCCGGCGGACCGAACGGCACACGGGTTGTCGTGCAGCTTTCGCGAAGTCCGGTGGATTGGAAGTTCAGTGAGCTCTCCGATCCGCCTCGCTGCATGGTGGACGTTTACGCGCCGACGGCCGACGACTTCGGTCCTCGGTCGGTCGAGACTGGCGATCCGCTCGCACCTCGTGTGCGTGTCGGGCACTACCCCGATCGTCTTCGTCTGGTCGTCGATCAGTCGCCGGCGATGGCGGGGGCCTGCTCGGTCACGTTCGAGGACAGTGCGGTCGTCGTCGCTCTGGGCGGCAGCACCGGTGGTGCGACTGCGATCGATCTCTGGGAGGCGTATGACGTCCCGCTGGGTGCGCACGCGCATGCGGCACACACGTTGGCCGTGGCATCCGGAGTCACACCGCCTGCGCCGCCTCTCCCCGAGGCGATGGCTGCAGCGCCCATGCCTCCGAAGCCGGTGCCGGCCGATCTCGGGGAGCCGTACGCTGCTGCTCCGCCTCTTCCGAACCCGGGCCCGGCGGGCCCTCCGGGCGATCAGGCGAGTCTGAAGATGCCGCCTCCGCCGCCGGATAACCGCTACGGTGCGCCGTCGCCGGCCGGGGATCAGATCATCGATGGCGATGGGGCCGCGGCACCGCGACGGAAGATCTACAGCGGGCGACGGATTTCGCTCGAGTTCAAAGACGCCGACATCTTGAACGTCCTGCGGATCATCGCGGACGTCGCGCACCGCAACATCGTCGCGACCGATGATGTCACGGGTCGCGTCACGATCGTTCTCTACGATGTGCCTTGGGATCAGGCGCTCGAAATCCTGTTGAAGTCGACCGGCCTCGAACTGGTCGAGTACGACGACGTGATCACGGTCTCGACCGCGAAGCGGCTCGAGGAGGAGCGCAAGGCGCGTCTCGCGGCACAGATCGCGGGTCGTCGTCTCGAGCCTCTCCAGACCGCGTACCTCAGGGTCAACTACGTGAAGGCGCGTGACCTGGCGGAGCTTCTGCGCGGGAATCCGACCACGTCTTCCGCCGGTGCGATGACCGCGGGAGATCTCGCCGGGCAGTCGGCCGGACAGCGCCGCGGTCTGCTCTCGGGGCGCGGTACCGTCATGACGAACGACGCGACGAATAGTCTGATCGTTCGTGACATCTCCGATGGTATCGCGAACTCGCGTGAGTTGGTGCGTCGGCTCGACGTACAGACGCCACAGGTCGCGATCCAGGGGCTCATCTTCGAGGCCGATACCGACATCGGTCGGGATCTCGGCGTTCGTTGGGGCGCGAGTTACATCGCGAGCCCCGAGACGGGCAATCCCACGGGTAAGAACTTTCCGGGCCGGGTCGCGGTTGGTGGTGCGGGGCCGCGAAACACGGTCGAGGGTGAGGATGGCGCGACCGCCGGAAGCCCGATCCTGGTCGACTTCCCGGCTGCGGGTATTGCCGCCGGCGCGGGCAGTACGCTTGGCCTGGTGCTCGGATCCCTCGATGGAAGTTCGCAGATTGATGCCCAGGTCACTGCGATCGAGCAGGCCGGTAAGGGTAAGGTGATCTCGCGTCCGAAGGTGATCACGCTCAACAATGCAGAGGCGGAGATCCAGAGCCTCGAGATCCTCCGCGTACGGCTGCCGTCTACGGGCACGGTCATCAACACCGGCGCCGGTGGCAGTGCGGGTGGGAACACGGCGGCCACTCAGGCGATCGATACCGGAATCATCCTGCGGGTCACGCCGCAGGTGTCGAACGACGGCTACATCCTGTTGCAGATGTTCGTGAAGTCCAGCGTGCCGAGTTCTGCGAAGACCGACGACATCCCGAACGAGATCAGCCGCCAGGCGACCTCGCAGGTTCTGGTGCGCGACGGTGAGACCGTCGTCATTGGTGGCGTCTATCGCCAGCAGGCGAGCCAGGCGGAGAGTGGCGTACCCTGGCTGAAGGACATCCCCATCTTGGGATGGCTCTTCAAGAACCGTTCGACTCAGGACCGTCGCCAAGAGCTCTTGGTCTTCATTACGCCGCGCGTCGTGTGGCGGACGGTGCAGCCGGGAGCCTTGCCGAGCGCGGCGAAGCTCTGGCAGGAGCGCGACAAGAGCGCCTACCAGGTCCTGGATCCGAACCCGATCTCGGCGATCCCGGGCTGA